The nucleotide window AAAAGCATTCCTCCATCGTCATTGTGGTTGGATAGGATGTTGGGTTTTTGAATATGTAAAAGCAAAGATTTGAGGAGGAGACAGCATGTATCATGCCACCGAGTATTGGAAAGCAGATATCATGTAGAAAGCAAGCTTGTTCTTAGCATATAGATAAGATGGGATACCCAGCCCTGCTTTATAGTTTTCTTCACCTAGATCTTCCCTGGCCATTCGCATTGTGACCACTCGTTCCCCGTAGTGCATTCCTCCTAGTCCTTCTTTAGTCGCGGATCAATGGGTGGTAGAGTCATAAGATGTACTCAAATTGAGCTTAAAGCAAATCTATTGGACCTTGAAACTTGTCCCTGCACCTCTTCTCACATGTACGATACATTCGAATGCACAGCTGCTCTTGGTAGATGCCGCTTCTGACGCCTTTTTTTGTCATACTGCTTGCTGTCAAACCTCGGTAGTTGTCCGTAGCTAGCGTAACCGACACCCAATCTCCAAAATAATTCCCTGTTTCAGAAAAGCAACAATAACAACCAACTCCCTATTTCCCTTTTCCCCCTTCCAAAGAAAACAGATGTGCGTGTTCCTAGCTTCAGCGTCTGTATGCAGCCCCGTGGTGGGGAATGCCTCGGCTTAAGCCCGCACGTGTATATAAAAATGAAAAGGATCGTATAAAAGGCTGACATCAAAGGCTGACAAGTACAGAGGATAAACACACCCGCAGGCCCGGGTTGACCCGACCGAGATGGCCTCGGTTGGCCGGAAGGAAAACCGCGGTTGTCAAGGCATGCGATTCTGATGCCGGGGATTTCGCATACATACGGATTCTGTCCGTAGGGCTCCGTTCTTCGATTTCGATAGTAATACAATTTTGCAAGCTTTGACCATACAGTCGAGAGCGGCTACTCTCGCTCTAACAGTAGTACTCTCATGGCAAGGTTGCGTGTCTGGACACAGACGTATCTGTTCAGCCCTATGCCGGACCTATTCAGCGGAGGCTAGAGGAGCCTCCTTGTCTTTCTTAGACTTGCGTGCGCTTGGTGTCCCTTCTGCTGCTTCGCTCTtacgcttcttcttcgttgGCCGTGTTGATGAGCCACGAGGCTTGTATCCCGTGTCGTCTTCTGCATTCCTCTTGCGCTTGCCCCTAACAGCAGGTGTTGAGGCAAGCTCCTGATCCTCATCCATGCTGGCGTCCACGTCGCGCTCTGCGGCTGCTGCCGAACGAGCTGCAGCACTGACACGCTTGCCCCTTGTGCTGGCTCTTCCGCCGCGCTCACCTCGTGACCCACGCGTCTTACGCCCACCGGTGTGACCACCTTCAGCATCGTCTGCGTCTCCATGTGCTTCTCCGTCCTGGAGGAAAATCTTGGGAGCATGTTTGCGCAGCCAATTTGTCACACTTGTAGGATTCTTAAGATGTGGatgtgattgatgatgattgcCGGGATGAGCGCGGGGAGCGAGTGTAGGAAGCATATTCTCAGGGTCGAGGGCCATATCGATTTCGTAGATGTAGTTGTCGATGTCATCGGCAGATAAGAAATCGGCAGGATAAGTTTCGCCATCGACAGCCTTGAGATCGTTGACGATTTGTGGTAATGTCTCCTTGGCGCTGCTGTATGATGAATGTGGTACACTCTTAACAAGgtcttcaagcttcttcttgggtgTGTCTTTATGTAGCTCATGTTCTTCATCCAGGGGATGGACAAGCGCATCGGCTTGGGATGGAGGCTCAAGGGATACATCGACCTGTTTCTCTGGAGGAATTTGGGGAGAATTGTTGATTTCGAGCAATAGGTCCAATAAGCGGCTATTGATAGTAGGTTAGTATCGTGTCTGCTGGTAAATGGTTGATGGACTGGAGATAGCCTACTCGTTCTCTACAGCCAAGCGCTTGACCAATGCAGCAGCCTTGTCTTCTTGCTTGTGCAACTCCTCACCATCATGCATCTTGTGATCGAACACGATGCGCATCTTTCtatacttcttcttccatgatTTGTATCCAGCGCGATGACGAGTGGCGCCCTCTGTTTTCACGGGGGACTCGTCCATTGCGAGGGAGGCTGTGATCGACGCGCGATCGGGTGAGAGATATCGTCAATGAAACGCGCCGGGGTTGCGAATATAATCGAGATACGAAATGATCAATCGCGTGGtgtttgttgatgatacgagttggcgatgttgtcgatgctgAAGGAAACAATGGGACAAGTAGAGAGTGACAGGGTTCGCCAATAAGATTTGATGTTTTGGCGCATTCAGTTCTGTTCAgggccaggccaggccaaACCAAACCAGGCTGTGACGGGACCTACGGGTCTCTTCAGGTGGTGTTGTTCTCACATTAGATCGGTACGTACCTTACAGTAGCTCAGGCACACTTGGCAGTTGCCCCAGATCAGCTTCTCCCAAGCCTGGTTCTAAAATGTTCCGCGTACCAACTCGGAGAGGCTTAGGGTAGCACGCAACAGTAAAGGAGACTTTGAGGATGTCACAAGAGGTGTAAGATTGATGAAAGAAGGGGATTGAAGCAAAATCTCCTCATTTGATTGCTTGCTTTATTGTGCTACTTATCATTATTTCGGTCAGCATACACAGATTCAGTCAACAAGGTACTTAGTGGTCCAGAAACACATCAACAGCATACCATTTCACTGTCGACGAGTTGTCTGAGAGTACCTTGCAAAAAATAGTTTCAAGTCAATTGGCAAGCTTTTATTGTGCCTTTATGATTCGGAAATCTCATTATCTAT belongs to Fusarium oxysporum Fo47 chromosome V, complete sequence and includes:
- a CDS encoding IEC3 subunit of the Ino80 complex, chromatin re-modelling-domain-containing protein, producing MDESPVKTEGATRHRAGYKSWKKKYRKMRIVFDHKMHDGEELHKQEDKAAALVKRLAVENDRLLDLLLEINNSPQIPPEKQVDVSLEPPSQADALVHPLDEEHELHKDTPKKKLEDLVKSVPHSSYSSAKETLPQIVNDLKAVDGETYPADFLSADDIDNYIYEIDMALDPENMLPTLAPRAHPGNHHQSHPHLKNPTSVTNWLRKHAPKIFLQDGEAHGDADDAEGGHTGGRKTRGSRGERGGRASTRGKRVSAAARSAAAAERDVDASMDEDQELASTPAVRGKRKRNAEDDTGYKPRGSSTRPTKKKRKSEAAEGTPSARKSKKDKEAPLASAE